The following proteins come from a genomic window of Salvia hispanica cultivar TCC Black 2014 chromosome 4, UniMelb_Shisp_WGS_1.0, whole genome shotgun sequence:
- the LOC125221673 gene encoding sister chromatid cohesion protein PDS5 homolog C gives MPSLSDKQLEERLTTAGKTLAHPPSSLDQLLPLLDGVEELLSKVEQSPPKTMQTALSPLTEALAMEALLEHSDIDVKVGVASCISEITRITAPDAPYDDDKMKDVFQLIVSSFENLSDVSSRSHDKRATILETVAKVRSCVIMLDLECDQMIVDMFQHFLKAIRDYLDEPIIANMETIMTLVIEESEDISPDLLAPILATLKKNNQDVTPKARKLAERVIKNSADKLRPYLKQAVIYLKTSFDEYSEVVASVCEKNTVTVGHSNESLVVKDLPVVEEKCANASPAKDPGTSVAQDDGEGTNYQDKDSTAIRSPKSVVSNGINEIKTNEITTEANASDKVDSEGQHDANSTFKAETDDCDTHKPEKMEAEAEVEQVQEEAENHVTPDRDVHTSLIEVKPVEDPESLDEAVDGSVDALTEASKLVEAHIEVSKPIEAVTEASPAQSESHPDESLSETEIKETREEKFDDEETVSVDTAPRKASEEESISEVKKQRHSGKKLTDDSSDKDRASTDIVASKNDDGYASDSEERSLDQAEKPKDASNKKDHGSTLRKGDVKKSGRGKSTSDKKTPKSSAKAYHGKDTITQRKSQLKSTKHEGVQEETPRTSTKRKNTPGKGKASETRELGENLVGSKIEVWWPEDQLYYEGVIDSFDSGKKKHRVLYNDGDEEILNLKKEEWRFLNEDAVSNGDQDVEHSSHDTSSDIRVKRKGNMSSGTPSKRQKVEGSAKSKQKDTATKTGGKSKDDGKAESGSKDSNPKGSKKSKDQSQKVGGKGQVDSAKASGRSKEDVGKNSSNLKQDNLRTPKSKGGKTLSSGGARTKSGASKVKESDKMKEKTPDTAKSSETAKGKAIDGAKSRESESKVGKKRRK, from the exons ATGCCTTCGCTTTCGGACAAACAACTGGAAGAGCGGCTTACCACAGCTGGGAAAACTCTTGCTCACCCTCCTTCCTCGCTCGATCAACTCCTCCCTCTTCTCGAT GGAGTTGAGGAACTTCTATCAAAAGTGGAGCAGTCTCCTCCCAAAACAATGCAAACTGCCCTTTCTCCACTAACGGAGGCTCTTGCCATGGAGGCACTCTTAGAGCATTCTGATATTGATGTAAAAGTAGGTGTAGCTTCTTGTATCAGTGAGATAACCAGGATCACTGCCCCAGATGCTCCATATGATGATGACAAGATGAAG GATGTCTTTCAATTGATTGTATCATCCTTTGAGAATTTGTCAGACGTTTCCAGCAGATCCCATGATAAGAGGGCCACTATACTAGAAACTGTGGCCAAAGTAAGGTCCTGTGTAATCATGTTGGATTTAGAATGTGATCAGATGATTGTTGACATGTTCCAACACTTCCTGAAAGCTATTAG AGATTATCTTGATGAACCCATTATTGCAAACATGGAAACTATTATGACTCTTGTCAtagaagaaagtgaagataTCTCCCCGGATCTACTTGCTCCAATTTTGGCTACcttgaaaaaaaacaatcag GATGTTACACCAAAAGCAAGGAAATTGGCTGAAAGAGTAATAAAGAACTCAGCTGACAAGCTTAGACCTTATTTAAAACAAGcagtaatatatttaaaaacttcATTTGATGAATATAGTGAAGTTGTAGCTTCTGTGTGCGAAAAGAACACTGTTACTGTTGGGCATAGTAATGAGAGCCTCGTTGTTAAAGACCTTCCG GTAGTCGAGGAAAAGTGTGCCAATGCATCTCCAGCTAAGGATCCAGGAACTTCG GTGGCTCAGGATGATGGGGAAGGGACCAACTATCAGGATAAAGATTCCACTGCTATCAGATCACCAAAATCAGTTGTGAGTAATGGCATCAATGAGATTAAGACCAATGAAATTACAACTGAGGCAAATGCTTCAGATAAGGTTGATTCTGAAGGCCAACATGATGCAAATTCAACATTCAAAGCAGAAACTGATGATTGTGATACACATAAACCTGAGAAAATGGAAGCTGAAGCTGAAGTTGAACAAGTGCAAGAGGAAGCAGAAAACCATGTTACTCCAGATAGAGATGTACATACTTCTCTGATTGAGGTTAAACCTGTGGAAGATCCTGAATCCTTGGACGAAGCAGTGGACGGAAGTGTTGATGCTTTAACTGAAGCATCTAAACTTGTTGAGGCTCACATTGAAGTGTCTAAACCCATTGAAGCTGTCACTGAAGCATCTCCGGCACAAAGTGAAAGCCACCCTGATGAGAGCCTATCTGAAACAGAGATAAAAGAAACTAGGGAAGAAAAGTTTGACGATGAAGAGACGGTATCTGTTGATACTGCTCCTAGGAAAGCATCTGAAGAAGAGTCCATTTCGGAAGTAAAGAAGCAACGTCATTCAGGAAAGAAGCTAACTGATGACTCGTCTGACAAGGATAGAGCATCGACTGATATAGTTGCATCAAAGAATGATGATGGCTATGCAAGTGATTCTGAAGAGAGATCACTGGACCAGGCAGAAAAGCCAAAGGATGctagtaataaaaaagatcATGGATCCACATTGAGGAAGGGAGATGTAAAAAAGAGTGGACGTGGCAAATCTACGTCTGATAAAAAGACTCCAAAATCTTCAGCAAAGGCATACCATGGGAAG GACACAATTACTCAGAGGAAATCACAATTGAAATCCACTAAACATGAAGGAGTTCAGGAAGAAACTCCAAGAACAAGCACCAAGAGAAAAAATACTCCTGGTAAAGGGAAG GCATCCGAGACCCGTGAGTTAGGGGAGAATTTGGTTGGTTCAAAGATTGAAGTGTGGTGGCCGGAAGATCAGCT GTATTATGAGGGTGTGATTGATTCATTTGATTCTGGAAAGAAGAAGCACAGG GTCTTATATAATGATGGAGATGAAGAGATATTGAACCTCAAAAAGGAAGAGTGGCGTTTTCTTAACGAGGATGCGGTTTCAAATGGG GATCAGGATGTTGAGCATTCAAGTCATGATACTTCCTCTGACAT ACGAGTAAAGAGGAAAGGTAATATGAGCTCTGGAACACCAAGCAAACGCCAAAAGGTGGAGGGTTCAGCTAAAAG CAAACAAAAGGATACTGCAACAAAAACCGGTGGCAAATCTAAGGATGATGGAAAAGCAGAGTCAGGGTCTAAAGACAGCAACCCGAAGGGCAGTAAAAAATCCAAGGATCAATCTCAGAAAGTTGGGGGCAAAGGTCAAGTTGATTCTGCCAAAGCATCTGGGAGATCTAAAGAGGATGTCGGCAAAAACTCTAGTAACTTGAAACAAGACAACCTACGGACTCCAAAGTCAAAAGGTGGCAAAACCCTCAGCTCTGGTGGTGCGAGAACAAAATCTGGCGCATCAAAGGTGAAAGAAAGTGATAAGATGAAGGAGAAAACACCTGATACTGCAAAATCATCAGAAACAGCCAAAGGGAAAGCTATAGATGGTGCCAAATCACGAGAAAGTGAGAGTAAGGTTGGAAAGAAGCGAAGAAAGTGA
- the LOC125219421 gene encoding hydroxyproline O-arabinosyltransferase 1-like, whose amino-acid sequence MGCRHLFFAAVITFSAALITYNIIISANASLNQEFPGQSATKSSVDPIITMPTKKTRRRLFHTAVTASDSIYNTWQSRVMYYWFKQQKLRHPNSDMGGFTRILHTGKPDRFMDEIPTFVANPLPDGIDQGYIVLNRPWAFVQWLQQVNIEEDYILMSEPDHILVKPIPNLSRDGLGAAFPFFYIEPKKYEKVLRKFFPEERGPITNIDPIGNSPVIVGKDALKKIAPTWMNVSLAMKKDPEADKAFGWVLEMYAYAVASAFHGVGNILYKEFMIQPPWDTTIGKSYIIHYTYGCDYDLKGKMTYGKIGEWRFDKRSYDNVWPPRNLSLPPPGVPESVVTLVKMVNEATANIPNWGS is encoded by the exons ATGGGTTGCAGGCATTTGTTCTTCGCCGCAGTGATCACCTTCTCTGCAGCTCTGATCACCTACAACATCATCATCTCCGCAAATGCCTCTCTCAACCAAGAATTCCCTGGCCAATCAGCCACCAAATCCTCCGTTGACCCCATCATCACAATGCCCACGAAGAAGACGAGAAGGCGGCTCTTCCACACCGCCGTCACCGCCTCCGACTCCATCTACAACACGTGGCAGAGCAGAGTCATGTACTACTGGTTCAAGCAGCAGAAATTGCGCCACCCTAATTCCGACATGGGCGGATTCACCAGAATCCTCCACACCGGCAAACCCGATCGGTTCATGGACGAGATTCCCACCTTCGTTGCCAATCCCCTCCCCGATGGAATCGACCAg GGCTACATTGTCCTAAACAGGCCTTGGGCATTTGTACAGTGGCTACAACAAGTAAATATTGAAGAAGA TTACATACTTATGTCGGAGCCGGACCACATTCTGGTCAAGCCAATCCCAAACCTGTCCAGAGATGGCCTTGGAGCTGCCTTCCCTTTCTTCTACATCGAGCCTAAGAAATACGAGAAGGTCCTGCGCAAGTTCTTCCCTGAAGAAAGAGGACCAATTACTAACATCGATCCGATTGGGAATTCCCCGGTCATTGTAGGGAAG GATGCTCTGAAAAAGATAGCTCCGACTTGGATGAATGTCTCCTTGGCTATGAAGAAAGATCCTGAAGCTGATAAAGCTTTCGGATGGGTCCTTGAGAT GTATGCATATGCTGTTGCATCTGCTTTTCATGGTGTGGGCAACATTTTGTACAAGGAGTTCATGATTCAG CCTCCTTGGGATACAACAATTGGAAAGTCTTACATAATTCACTACACTTACGGATGCGATTATGATTTAAAG GGTAAGATGACTTACGGAAAGATTGGAGAGTGGAGATTCGACAAGAGATCATATGACAATGTGTGGCCTCCGAGAAACCTTTCCCTGCCACCACCTGGTGTCCCAGAAAGTGTG GTGACGTTGGTGAAGATGGTGAATGAAGCCACTGCAAATATTCCGAACTGGGGTTCCTAA